A single region of the Musa acuminata AAA Group cultivar baxijiao chromosome BXJ1-11, Cavendish_Baxijiao_AAA, whole genome shotgun sequence genome encodes:
- the LOC103971596 gene encoding peptide chain release factor PrfB2, chloroplastic isoform X1 — protein MAGFFFLFGKRSFSNPPRFLLFSKIPILCSSTSSLVSSSQTLARSPIGSGFNNVVGGGIGGFPRVSVPRRFSSHPAAVPDLKTADGLTVDAIAAKDWPILGESESDWRSHAAAIAQSIQLIKKRMQWRKLIVRLDQVSAVLNKPDLWDDPVSAGRISREHGELLSKMKEVNGYEQELLEHIDLMKLAREENDEELEWESMKALVNMRRTAKEKELEALLSGDNDSCSCFIEVQAGAGGTESMDWAAMVMNMYKSWAQHRGFVVTIVEEMPGEIAGIKRATIKVDGDYAFGYAKAEVGVHRLVRISPFDSGKRRHTSFAAVAVIPILGDGSTRYQIKESDLRIERFRASGAGGQHVNTTESAVRIVHIPTGISATCQNERSQHSNKASAMAVLQSRLDQLEMARQAQLNAEHTQSLTDISWGNQIRTYVLHPYRMVKDLRTNYEVSDPDSVLGGDLDGFILNFLSYLLDKDEASV, from the exons ATGGCcggtttcttcttcctcttcggaAAGCGGTCCTTCTCAAACCCTCCTCGCTTCCTCCTCTTTTCCAAGATCCCTATCTTGTGCTCGTCGACCTCCTCCCTCGTCTCTTCGTCGCAAACCCTCGCCCGCTCCCCCATCGGGAGTGGGTTCAACAACGTCGTCGGTGGTGGGATCGGCGGGTTCCCTCGGGTTTCCGTCCCCCGACGGTTCTCTTCCCATCCGGCGGCCGTACCGGATCTCAAGACCGCTGATGGGCTGACGGTGGACGCCATAGCGGCCAAAGACTGGCCGATCCTCGGTGAGAGCGAGAGCGACTGGAGAAGCCACGCCGCTGCCATCGCTCAATCCATACAGCTTATCAAGAAGCGGATGCAG TGGAGAAAGTTGATTGTCAGGTTGGATCAGGTGTCTGCAGTGCTAAACAAGCCAGACCTTTGGGATGATCCTGTTTCTGCTGGGAGAATAAGTCGTGAACATGGTGAACTACTGAGTAAGATGAAGGAGGTTAATGGGTATGAACAAGAACTACTTGAGCACATAGACTTGATGAAGCTTGCTCGTGAAGAGAACGATGAAGAATTGGAATGG GAATCTATGAAAGCACTGGTCAATATGAGAAGAACTGCAAAAGAGAAGGAACTTGAAGCTTTGTTATCTGGGGATAATGATTCTTGCTCTTGCTTTATAGAG GTCCAGGCTGGTGCTGGAGGGACAGAGAGCATGGACTGGGCTGCCATGGTTATGAACATGTACAAGTCATGGGCTCAACATCGTGGATTTGTAGTTACGATTGTGGAGGAAATGCCTGGTGAGATAGCAGGAATAAAG CGTGCAACAATTAAAGTAGATGGTGACTATGCATTTGGATATGCCAAGGCAGAAGTTGGGGTGCATAGGTTGGTCAGAATTTCCCCTTTTGACAGCGGAAAGCGACGTCATACTTCTTTTGCTGCTGTTGCTGTAATTCCTATTCTCGGTGATGGATCTACACGGTACCAAATAAAGGAGTCAGATCTTCGTATTGAACGGTTTCGTGCAAGTGGTGCTGGTGGCCAACACGTTAACACAACAGAAAGTGCTGTGAGGATAGTGCACATTCCAACAGGAATATCTGCTACATGCCAAAATGAAAG ATCTCAGCATTCAAATAAAGCATCGGCAATGGCAGTGCTCCAATCTCGATTAGACCAGCTTGAGATGGCCCGTCAAGCCCAACTAAATGCAGAGCACACTCAGTCTCTTACGGATATCAGCTGGGGCAACCAAATAAGAACTTATGTTCTCCAT CCATACCGCATGGTGAAAGATCTCAGAACGAACTATGAAGTCTCAGACCCTGATTCTGTTCTGGGTGGCGACCTTGATGGCTTTATATTGAATTTCTTGTCCTATTTGTTGGATAAAGATGAGGCCAGTGTGTGA
- the LOC103971596 gene encoding peptide chain release factor PrfB2, chloroplastic isoform X2: MAGFFFLFGKRSFSNPPRFLLFSKIPILCSSTSSLVSSSQTLARSPIGSGFNNVVGGGIGGFPRVSVPRRFSSHPAAVPDLKTADGLTVDAIAAKDWPILGESESDWRSHAAAIAQSIQLIKKRMQESMKALVNMRRTAKEKELEALLSGDNDSCSCFIEVQAGAGGTESMDWAAMVMNMYKSWAQHRGFVVTIVEEMPGEIAGIKRATIKVDGDYAFGYAKAEVGVHRLVRISPFDSGKRRHTSFAAVAVIPILGDGSTRYQIKESDLRIERFRASGAGGQHVNTTESAVRIVHIPTGISATCQNERSQHSNKASAMAVLQSRLDQLEMARQAQLNAEHTQSLTDISWGNQIRTYVLHPYRMVKDLRTNYEVSDPDSVLGGDLDGFILNFLSYLLDKDEASV; this comes from the exons ATGGCcggtttcttcttcctcttcggaAAGCGGTCCTTCTCAAACCCTCCTCGCTTCCTCCTCTTTTCCAAGATCCCTATCTTGTGCTCGTCGACCTCCTCCCTCGTCTCTTCGTCGCAAACCCTCGCCCGCTCCCCCATCGGGAGTGGGTTCAACAACGTCGTCGGTGGTGGGATCGGCGGGTTCCCTCGGGTTTCCGTCCCCCGACGGTTCTCTTCCCATCCGGCGGCCGTACCGGATCTCAAGACCGCTGATGGGCTGACGGTGGACGCCATAGCGGCCAAAGACTGGCCGATCCTCGGTGAGAGCGAGAGCGACTGGAGAAGCCACGCCGCTGCCATCGCTCAATCCATACAGCTTATCAAGAAGCGGATGCAG GAATCTATGAAAGCACTGGTCAATATGAGAAGAACTGCAAAAGAGAAGGAACTTGAAGCTTTGTTATCTGGGGATAATGATTCTTGCTCTTGCTTTATAGAG GTCCAGGCTGGTGCTGGAGGGACAGAGAGCATGGACTGGGCTGCCATGGTTATGAACATGTACAAGTCATGGGCTCAACATCGTGGATTTGTAGTTACGATTGTGGAGGAAATGCCTGGTGAGATAGCAGGAATAAAG CGTGCAACAATTAAAGTAGATGGTGACTATGCATTTGGATATGCCAAGGCAGAAGTTGGGGTGCATAGGTTGGTCAGAATTTCCCCTTTTGACAGCGGAAAGCGACGTCATACTTCTTTTGCTGCTGTTGCTGTAATTCCTATTCTCGGTGATGGATCTACACGGTACCAAATAAAGGAGTCAGATCTTCGTATTGAACGGTTTCGTGCAAGTGGTGCTGGTGGCCAACACGTTAACACAACAGAAAGTGCTGTGAGGATAGTGCACATTCCAACAGGAATATCTGCTACATGCCAAAATGAAAG ATCTCAGCATTCAAATAAAGCATCGGCAATGGCAGTGCTCCAATCTCGATTAGACCAGCTTGAGATGGCCCGTCAAGCCCAACTAAATGCAGAGCACACTCAGTCTCTTACGGATATCAGCTGGGGCAACCAAATAAGAACTTATGTTCTCCAT CCATACCGCATGGTGAAAGATCTCAGAACGAACTATGAAGTCTCAGACCCTGATTCTGTTCTGGGTGGCGACCTTGATGGCTTTATATTGAATTTCTTGTCCTATTTGTTGGATAAAGATGAGGCCAGTGTGTGA